In Phyllopteryx taeniolatus isolate TA_2022b chromosome 1, UOR_Ptae_1.2, whole genome shotgun sequence, the following proteins share a genomic window:
- the LOC133465088 gene encoding prostaglandin E synthase 3-like isoform X3, producing the protein MQTATAKWYDRRDSVFIEFCVEDSKDVRVCFDKTKLDFSCANGTNNIKHQNTVELYGEIDPKVSESHESKHRRTDRSVLCCLRKAETGKAWSRLTKDKTRMRRVLVSPRDIRCRHTRTPPEVSGEVRVTLSVVPSGLCVPPPDLV; encoded by the exons AT GCAGACTGCAACAGCCAAGTGGTACGACAGACGGGACTCTGTCTTTATAGAGTTCTGCGTGGAGGACAGTAaagatgtgcgtgtgtgttttgacaAGACTAAACTTGATTTCAG TTGTGCCAATGGAACAAATAACATCAAACATCAGAATACAGTGGAACTATATGGGGAGATTGACCCTAAAGTGAGTGAGTCACAT GAATCCAAACACAGACGTACAGACAGgtctgtgttgtgttgtttacGAAAAGCAGAAACTGGGAAAGCATGGTCTCGACTGACCAAAGACAAGACAAGG ATGCGGCGAGTGCTCGTGAGCCCACGTGACATCAGATGTCGTCACACCCGCACACCTCCTGAGGTGTCAGGAGAGGTTCGAGTCACTTTGTCAGTCGTCCCAAGTGGACTCTGCGTGCCGCCACC ggatcttgtttga